In Erpetoichthys calabaricus chromosome 2, fErpCal1.3, whole genome shotgun sequence, a genomic segment contains:
- the LOC114669453 gene encoding kinetochore protein Spc25-like codes for MAALKNPDVLDEVCKKIDECEKELDQFVLEYNNTMHERKQIYKENVQVATEQVLKKCTDCNLILERQKMNIIDCELMDVEREKKLAELSKLHSEISERENLKRELIKQIEHLREKQMEKKKALHAANERNKAVLKVLQKNTEVFRKVLALEIKRLHGEKLQFVFRNISHKDPDCPYTFDLHITEENQYEVTSCDPELEEMSRLERKLQDTNNFSAFLANVRQQFVALSEVRTSQ; via the exons ATGGCTGCACTGAAAAACCCTGATGTCTTGGATGAGGTGTGCAAGAAAATCGATGAATGTGAAAAGGAGCTTGATCAGTTTGTGTTGGAGTACAACAATACCATGCACgagagaaaacaaatttataaggAAAATGTTCAAGTCGCGACTG aacaagttttaaaaaaatgcacagacTGTAACCTGATATTGGAGAGGCAGAAGATGAACATAATTG ATTGTGAACTAATGGAtgtagaaagagagaagaaattgGCAGAACTATCAAAACTCCATTCAGAGATCtcagaaagagaaaatttaaagagGGAATTAATTAAACAGATTGAGCATCTTAGAGAGaaacaaatggaaaagaaaaaag CACTTCATGCTGCAAATGAGAGGAACAAAGCAGTTCTGAAGGTACTCCAAAAGAACACAGAGGTTTTTAGGAAGGTGTTGGCCTTGGAAATCAAAAGACTTCATG gAGAGAAACTGCAGTTTGTTTTCAGGAATATAAGTCACAAAGATCCAGACTGCCCGTACACTTTTGATTTACATATCACTGAAGAAAACCAGTATGaag TGACATCATGTGATCCAGAACTTGAAGAGATGTCTCGGCTTGAAAGAAAACTGCAGGACACCAACAACTTCTCTGCGTTTCTTGCCAATGTCCGGCAACAGTTTGTTGCTTTATCTGAAGTCAGAACTTCACAGTAA